The Panicum virgatum strain AP13 chromosome 6K, P.virgatum_v5, whole genome shotgun sequence nucleotide sequence CAAAGTGGTAAATATCATGTGATGAAGTAGTTGATTGTGATAGCGAATTCCTGTGATTCTGCCACATGTAGTCATCTATCAGAGTTATCAAAGTCTGATGGCGTCAATGAGCGAAGATGTTAGATAGCTCGTCACTGTCCACAACCATAATTGCATCTTGTTTCTTCCTCCTAGTTCTATTTGATCCTATCATACTTTTCCATGTTAATGGCAGAATCAAACATAACTTTCTTTGCTATTATCTCCGTgaacaagaaaaaaatatgaaaggtaggttcagaaaaagaaataaCGCAAGGAACTTTATGCTTGGTTCCTTGTGTATCTTCTCTTTTTCATGATAACTGAACCACAGGGCACTAGCACTTAAACTGGACCCTACTGATACTTTCACTTGTCCGGCTTTAATCATAGTGTCTAGCCCCATGCCATGATAGCATGGGCAAAGCACGCCAGGAGCCCTTCTGAGTTCTGACCAGGCATGAAGCAAACAGCACTTAGTTGAGCATGATTTGACGGGGGTGGTTATTTACAGCGGCTGCGAGCTCACCCGTCGCAGAAGGAGCTGGCCGGCTGGCTACCGCCCCACCCTCCTCTGGGGAGCCGTCGAAACCGCAATAGCCGCCGCCCTCTATCTTTGTCCTCGGCAGTATTCACCaaggcgcctccgcctcctcaaCCACCCACCAGTTGTCCGCCGCAGCTCGCGGCTGGTGGCACCTTACCGCCCTGCTGGACCGCCACAGCCCACAACCCATTGCCACGACTGGTCCACCGCCGCCCAAGGCACTTCCTTCTAAGGTCGGAGACCCACCGGAGGAGCTCTGCCCCAGCAACCCGAACTCTAAAGTCAGTGGCAATGGCGCAGCGGCAGCGTGTGAGGAAGACGATGGCAAGCGGCACTTCCTTCCACGACAGCTGTCCTCGCAGCCCCACGTGCGATAAATAGATTTTCCCTGATTTGGCACCTCTCCTTATCCATCCATGAAGGACAAACAATCATAATATAATGCATATCGAATTTCTTAGACAGTGTGCGTGCACTGCTACAGCCTACAGGTAGCAGCGCACGGCTCatctccaccgccgcccgctgAAGTCCTTGTGACTGGAGCTCATCAGAATCGAGTTAGGGGTTAGAGTTGCTGGGTGGGTCAACACCGGCGACCTTAGAGGGAGGGGTagggcggcggcgtcccggTGGTGAGGctgcctcaccgccgccgccagggccggGGTAGGACATCCGACGGCCTGTGCCGGCGACGAGGGCGGATGACGCAGGAGTTCGAaaggcgcggaggaggcggcgatgCGGGCGGTGAGTGGGCGGCTCcgacgccggcggtgggggaggTTGGCAGGTCAATGGCGAGGCGGCAAGGCGGGCGGTTGGTGGGCGGCTTGGgtaccggcgagctcgccggcggccgcgggcggcaaGGGAGGCTGGCGAGCCGCTGCAGGAGGAagaaatttggaggaagaaaaaagaaggaaggaaagaaagaaagaagatagAGGAAGTAGagtagagggggggggggggggtctgttCACTGCAACTAGTAGCATCGATGCCCGCCCTCCTGGGGCCCTGATGCCTATCCTACGGTTTTCGATTATTTTTCGCGTAACAGTAAGAGCAACAAAAAATGTTTTAGGACATAGGTTCATAGCTTTTTGGTTGCGATTGTGTAGTTTGGTGCTAACTTTGGATGCTTCTGATGGCGTGCAGGCAAGTTTTGGCTGGAGAGGTTGAGGGACGCCTGGGAGTCGTGCTCCCACAagaaggcggtggtggcggccatgttcaccctCGTCTGGAACGTGTCCTCGACGGTGGCGCGCGTCTGGGCGGTCTTCATGCTGGTGGTAGCCATGAAACTGTACCAGCAGCGCATGGTGGACTTCGGCTGGAGCAGCACGGTGGAGGATGGTGGTGCCGGGGCGGACGAAGGAGAAGCAGACGATGAAGCGCACAGTGAAGAGCCGGCAGCGAAACCTAGTCCGTCCAGGGCCCAGTGCGAGGCGCAGGTGTTTGGGATGCCGCGGCATAGACGAGCGCCAGTCTCCGGCGAATTCGCCAGGGAGAGGCTGAGGGTGAGGGGCGGCATCCAGCCGAGGTGACAGGTAAGAATGAGATTCCAGCATTGTCGATCACGTGAGACACCGGACCGAGGTGTGGTCCGGCCAGGTGTGTTGTTTCAAGGACATTGTACGATTGGCAGGCAATAATAATAAGGCGTCTATACCTATACAACAGTTGCTCATGCAGAGCCTTGACCAAACATGAACCTATATCCCTTTAGCGGTTTAGCCACGAGTTTTCAATTAAAACAAGTTAAGCAAGCCAACTTCGTTCGTGGTGCCATGTTTTGTTTGAGGGTTGAAGGCTATTATTAGGATGGGTTGGAAGTATTTGGTTTGGTTACTAGAGGGTTGGATTCAACCCCAGAAAATGAGCAGACTGAACGAACCCATCTAGTCCCCATCAAGTGTCATCTTCCTTATTCCACACGATTGGGCGAGCAACTCCGCGCGACCCCACATCGCCGGCAGCAGGGGCTGCACGAGCCAGATGAGCCTCCTCTGCAGCGCCGAGGGACTCTTCCAACAGACACATACACTCTGTTCGGCTGCTGGCTGTAGCTGATTTGTTGTAAGAAAAAAATACCATAGAGCCCGCATGTCAATGGAAGCGAGTCTCTCTGCACTGCAGCGTCGGCGGTTGAACGGTGCAGTGGCACAGCAGTGCGGGCACAGGCTGGCAGATGACGGACACCGGCAACGGGGCGTGTGGCATGAGTTGCGGGGCGGTGCCAGCAGTGGGGCGATAGCTCGCCGGAGTGAGCTCGAGCTTTCCTCGTGCCATGGATCTTGAGAAAAAAAAGCTTTGATTCCGATCCAAGGAGGAAGAATATGTCTACAGCAGATGACATGAGAACCAATGCATGACATGTGGGTCCGATGGCTAACAGTATAAAAAGACATCGTCCATCCCACTACATCTCATCCTTCATACCAAACAGAAGACAGGGTTGAACCCACTCCTGCAAACCAAAGACGAGATGTTTGTTACATCCCAAAAATCAGGAAATGGATCCAACCCATCTCAAAAGTCCCCAAACGAAACACATGAACCAAACACATGCTAAGATGCAGTAGTTCCACCAAAGAGACGTATGCAAGACAAATTGGTGGCCCTCATTTTGGCCAATTTTGACCACCAAAATAAACTAATTCGAAAGGAGACTAGCTACCATGCAAAAACTTGGTATATCAAATGGTCACTAAAATTGTTCAAACATGCCATACTTTAGTTTGGTAATTTGGTACCGTAGGTAAACATGGGCACTCATGTACCAGTATTTGCGCTAGGCTGGCCGATTTACTTTGTTCTACTGGATTTGGGATGTACAATGCGATAGTTCCATGGATGTAGTCCAAGTGCTAACAGCTCTCAGTGATTCAGTACCGCATCATATTACACTCCTTCAGATCTGTCTTAATCTATATCCACCCTTGTAGGATAACTCGCAGATTTGGCCTATCTTTGCACCATTTTATGATATTCTTATATTCCTGATACTGTTCTAATAATCAGCCACATCTCAACAATTCATTGGTCACAGTAAAATTACACCCACAACTACCAGATTCATCTGTGGGATTGACATCCATGAACTTCATGCTTTTGAAATTGAATAGCAACCACTTTGGTCCTGTGCTACgtgtttggaaaaaaaaatccatggcTGAAAAAGCAGCACAACATGCATTAGACGTGCAATACGCTTTCAGGATTAGTGAGAAAACATGAATGCCTCTGATTATGCAACCATACACTACTGAAATTACTATAATTGAAATGTACACAAAATTCACAGAGAACCTCTGTGATTTCTTAATGATTATCATTAACTAGAAGGTTAAAAATAAGATGCACTTATTCATCTCAGTTGCAAAAGTGCATCCGGTTGCAATTGCAGGGTATCATGGGTTCCTAGAGGACGGCATCTGATCGAGGACCTCATGCACAAAGAGATCCTGCAGCTCCAAGTATCTATCTCTCCATTCTGTCCCTTGTTGGTTCGGTGTGCAATTCTGAGTGTGCAGACCAGGATCAAATAGCATGGACATGCCACCATACTTCTGCACCAAATAGAATGATAAGATGCAACAGAAGGTAATATCGAAGTACCAAATAAGAGACAAAGCAAAATCAGCCAACCTGAAGTTCGCCCAAGTAGTGCTCCATAAAAATTGTGGTTCGATTTCCATGAATAGGAACGTCATTTTCAGGCCGAGGCAGAATTACAGCACGTGGTTCAACTTCACCATTTGCTGAGCAAACTTTACGCAATGGGTGTAGTGGGGGCAGGATTACTCGTTTTGGCGTTACTATCAGAACATTGGTTACTGGACCTGCCAAACAATTATATTATCACTATCAGACTTCAATAGTATGTACCTTGTGAaacatggtaaaaaaaataaatacaaaaaagtACCGCCTCAGTACATTTTGATATCCTAAAAAACATGGCCATAGAGTAGTTTTACACTCAACTTTCCAAATTTTACCATGAGTCACTTTAGCAGTCCAGAGTTCATGTTTCAGTTATAGTCAAGACTCCCAAGAGAGTTAACATTTTTCCTGTCAAAATTCTTTGAGATTAGGATTGATTGATGGAATGCAGCCTAGATAAAGTATCACCATTCACCCAACACAAGGACCATACATCGTGCAGCAGATACCTTCTGGTTGGACTGAAAACTAGCGACAGgcaaaaagaaatattttcccTATTGAGTATACCAGGAAAATATGTGATCCTTAAGTTTACGTGGGAAGGAAGTACATTAGGTACAACTTCAAGACAGAAGGTTTTCAGTATGAACAGTCTTCAAGATGTAAAATTAAAGAGTAGAACCTTGGGAGTGTTTGAATTTTCGGGTTACTTGCTGACTTCTAGTATCCCACACCCGAACATTACCATCCTCAGATCCAGAAACTAGTAAACGTCCATCTGTGCTTGATGCCAAGCTTGTTACTGCCTTGCTGGATCAATTAAACAAATTACAAGAATTAACTTAATAGATCTCGCCCCACAAATGCTAGGCATTTGACATTGTAGCAACCCAATTTAAACAGAGAAAGTAACTGCAAAAAATTTCTTTAGCAAGGCACAAAGGTAATGGAGATCAATCACTACCTAAGAAAAAACTGTCAAGACTAACTTCCTGCCTAGATGTAGTTTCTAAGCAGTGGAGCAACAGTGAACCAGATCAAACAGAGAAGGGGGAATCCTTTTGTTAGAAGTTAATTGCAAGTATTACATACGTTTTTGGAATCTGAAAGcgcaagaaaatatttttttattagtgCGGTTAATAGCTATTGTCAGTGTAATCATATATAGACAGTATCCCATTTTTAATAAGAACATATGCAAAAAGGGTAAACTCTAAGACAGTTGGAATTGCCTATTTCCTTCTATGGATCACTGTAGACAATATATGCAACCTGGATGTTCTCGACAATGAATTTTTTGGTCCGCTCGACTCTAAAGCAAAGGTTGAAGATAggaatcttgtcacaactaacaGCTATGCCCACAACCCAAGTACTTCCCATGGGTAAATATAGGAGGTCATGTTGTTTTAACTGGTCAATGATTATCTCAGGGAATTTCATATAGGGGATGGCACAACAGCACAGCTAATCTCCAGGAACAAAGATTTCTGAGTGATACGTATTATAGTAAATGGTCAGATTTATATGTACAATATCCCGACAGCAAACCTACATGATTTCATGATAAATTAAACAGCATCCAGAAAATCCTTTTaactttcatattttcaaaatacCATATATAGGCTATAATTATGTATCAGTCAGCTCTGGCCCCAGGTCATATTTGTCTGCTTGGCTTGGGACGACAAACTTGGAGCTGCAAGCAACCATGCAGGCATTAGTCTGGGTATCCATGGCTCTACAATGAATTGATCACAGGCCACAATATTGGGAAAAATATCCCTTTTATGTTAGCAAAAGTCAAGAAGATACAGCTCAGCTTGGGTAATGAGGGTGGATGAAAAGATGTTAGGTGTTCTAattaaatactccctccattccaaattataggtcgttttggcttttctagatacatagaatttgctatgcacctaaatATATGTTATGCCTAGATACACAGGaaaaactatgtatctagaaaagccaaaacgacctataatttggaacagagggagtactagTTTTGGTCTTTTATATAGCGATTACCATTTTCACCTTCAACACATTTTGACAAATTATCTAAAACTGTTAGATGGAACTGTAAGCTCAGGTCTAACTATTTTCTTACACATTTATGTGCAGCAAACAAATTGCATTATCATAATCTGCACAGCAGTTGAATGAATATCAGAAATATAGAACAAAAAAATGTATTACTTGATTACTTGTACGCAAACAATTGGTTAAATGTTAATCATACATGATAATTTCAAACCAGCATAACCATAAAAGAAGTCTTAGCACTTTGGACCTAAATAATCAATTTGTTCAGAGTAACGGGAGAGTAACTACTGATGAAAAACTAGAAGCAGGCAAACCTTTGGTCATCCAAAGCACCAAGAATAGATGACTCATCACTACCATGAGAACTGATATCAACACCCATAGCAGTAACATATATCTTTCCATCTCTACCACCAGCATAGAAAACATGACTTCTTGGGTCTAGTGCTACAGAATCAATGCTAGTAGGGAATGGAATGCTTCTTAGCATCCTACCCTCAGATAAACTCCAGATCtggggaaaaagaagaaatgCAGCAGCAAATGATGCAAATAATTAGCCCGGGATGTTACTAGGTGAATACTGTACATAGAATAGTTAACAAGAAATAGGAACAAATAGACAACAGTCCTGCATAGCATTCAATTCAAGACAATAGAATCGCTTACGCACTTTGCAGGTTCGATCTTCTGAAGAAGATACAACAATTGTTCCAAGGAAACAAGCAATATCAGTTACAGGCAGTGCATGCTGATTGAAACTGTAGAGGTATGGTGTCTGAGCTTCCAACCTTGACTGCTCATCAAGCACCCTGTAAACAACAGAAGTAAACTCAGTTAGAGACTATACAAAAATAGCTACCCAATGTTACCACATTAAACATACATACGTGATCAGATCCCAAACTTTGATGCTTCCATCTTCTGATCCTGAGACAAGCAGATAGTCATAAAGCGCGAGGCACCTAACAGCACGATAGTGTGCATGCCATCTGTGGAGAAGCTCTCCACTAGCCACCTATACATCAGCATCAAAAGAATGTCATTTAAGCTGGAAGAGTTCCCAACATTAACTACAAAGGTGTTGATCACACACATAGAACAGACAACGCTGAACTTTAACTATAAATGATGGATGGATCAGCCACATAGCATAAACTACAACAGAACCCAACAAATAGGGAACATAAGACACCAGCAAACAGGGAAAAGAAATAATTATCGCCTAATATATGTGAAACACACTGAGAAAACAAGCCAAATATTTCACACAACTTTGAAACAAAAGCATGGATTATGCTGTGTTTCATCTGAACTTACTCTTAAATATCAATACCCAACAGAAAACAAAaggggaaagaaaaggaaaagtacATCATGCTGTTTGGAAAAATGTCACTGAGAGACACATGTGGGTAAAACACCTAGTTGTATTTCATTAATCATTAAATTTTAAACTGGTATATATGCAAATGCCATGTATTTTTATAACATAGTTTCTGGTGTCACGGTTAAAACTTTTAGCACCAATTGGGCAAATCTGTTGACATATGGTGTAATCACTAGCTTCTGAAGTTGTCAGCTTAATTACCGAACAGGTGAGAACTTCAACGTAAGACAAGGTAATGCCAGATTGAATCGTTACCGAAGTTCAAAATTTTTGCACCAGTAATGCACATTCCTTCACCAATATGTACAACACAGCACAAAACAAGCAATGGGAAAAAAAGGTTCCAAGAAATAAAACTAATTTTATTGGAGACACTCCTAAGTGGAAAAACCCCAACTATTTCTCAGTCAACTAGAACACGAGCCCCTTGTTCAATTTTAATTATCCACCACCTAGGGGTATCCATTTCAGACCATCTCACTAACCAAGCACACAGCATACATTTCACATCAACCTCAAACGAAAGCGCAGCTAGCAACCAACAATACGAACTCTTCCATCCATCAGCAAGAAACCAGAATGCCCTCACCTCCCAAAGGAATAAGTTGCCGTTGCTGCCACCGCCAATGAGGTAGCTCCCCTCCTGGTCCGCAAGAAGCGCGCGTATCGGCTCAGCGGGGAAGCTCTTGACGGCCACCTGTGGCTGCAATCAAAGCCAATAAACACGCCCGGGGTCAGGGACCGGAGTTCCAGGGTGCCGTTCGGGGCTTTGCGCCGAGGGCGCTTACCTTGTCCCAGTGGTAGAAGTGGACGGTGCCGGGGTTGCCGCCAGCGGGAGGAGCCTGTGcagcggcgaggaagcggtctgCGACCGAGGCGAGCGCGCGAGGGCGGGAGGCGCAGGGGCGGTGGCGGATTTCCTCCGCGCCGGTGCGGAGGTCCCAGGCGGCCACGCCGGCGTCCGCGGAGGACGCAGCCAGCACAAGCtgtttcggcggcggcggcggcgccatgagcAGAGGAGAGGAGGTGTTTAGGGTTTTGTGTCACGGTTCTGGGGCCGGCGAGCAGATATGCTCGAGGGGAAAGCAGACCTTTCATCGACTTCAACTAATCCAAGGGACAAAAATCTGACTGCAGGTGGGGCGGGTTCGTAAGGGAGTTCCTATCTATCTTGTCGATTTGTCGATAGATAAGCCATTTATTTTTAAAGCGTATTAGGCCCAAATTAGATTCaatattatttaaaaatatttcaacattttgaCATAACGAATTCAACATCTCTTATAAACTATTCCAATATTTGGATATAATAGATTCAACATTTATTAAACCTACGTCAACATTTTTTTAGGGGGGTGAGAGCTTTTCTCCGgactccggcgccggcggcagcgctccCCGCAGGCAGCCAGGCGCGGCGgagaggcggccggcgggcggccgcgAGGGCGcaacggcagcggcggtgcaGGGGATGGCCGCGGGGGCGCGGAGCGCCGGGagcaggggcggtggcggccggggccgcggcggcggggcacgggagggccgcgggcggcgcggagcgccgggagcaggcggcggcgaacggAGCCGCCGGGAGCAGAGGTGGCGGTGGTGCACGGGgtagggggaggaggaggaggccgggccaggggcgcggcggcgcacggccgtCGGGGCGGCGGTGCACGGCCGCGGGGCAGCCCCCGGCGGTAGGTGGCGGCGGGCagtgggagggaggagggagaagggagaaggagGTGGGGATTAGGGTTTAGGTGGGATCCAAGGGTTGCAGTTGATTTGTatgaatctcaaacactggaagatgattagaaaaaaaaaacttccggaagatatatagattTCACGGGTTcctaagggtgtgtttggttgctgGGCTTATCCTAGCCATGCTTAGTTTTCTAGTCTGGGCAGCCCAAGGCAGTGTTAATAGGGCCAAGGTGTGTTGTTTGGTTGGGTGGTATCTAAATGCTGGCCCAATCTAAGATTATGTTTGGTTTCTTGGGTAGGTGGTTGTCCTGCATTTGTGGAGACATTGGGTCGGTGTTTGGTTGCACTTGGCCTACGCGGTCAGACCACCGCTCGGCTCCCATCGGTAgcctgtgacaccccggcccagggcttaataggattaataggatattcataccaataagttgcaacttcttttccggaagccggtctccaaagaactccgaggttaagcgtgcttggcccagagaaatttggggatgggtgaccgaccggaaagttcttcccgggtgcgcacgagtgaggacaaaatgtgcagaaaagactggtgttggtctgtgaggacagtctatgtcctagaaagcagccagatgtaagcgggcccggcctcggggaggcgagaTGTTACATAGCCTTACCCAATGTCGGCCATTTACAAATGGATTGAAAGGAAGGGGTGAGCGGCGTTCGATTCACCGGCCTTCTTTCTTCTCTCGCTCGTTCCGTGCCTTCTCGTCTTCCTCGCCTTCCGTCGCCCTCCCTCGGCCGGTCCGCCGCCAGCCGGTCCCCCTGCTCGGGGATGGCCGGACCAAGGCGCAGCAGCGTGAGCCGCAGTCCGTCTCCGACCGGTTTGAGGGCCCCAACCCCTTCGATCTCTTTCGAGGTGAGTTCGCCGACACCGACGGAGGAGCAGACAGATCCATTCGCATGCTGCTCTGCAAACCCCTGCGTCCGTTACGCCTTCTACAAGAATCGGAGGTGGGGCATGGCCGGTGCAGCAGGCTCGTCGAGGCAGGTGTCCCGCGACTCTAGTGGTTCGGCGGCTGCGCCGGGATCTGGTTCCCAAGAATCAACGGCGCGTGGTGGCGCATCTGGAAGCGGTGGAGACTCCGACAACGCCGACGCCGATTCATCTTCCCATGAGTCCGGCCGACTTTCTCCGGTAAGGTTTCACTGACAGTCCCCTCCAAGATTTCGATTGGGATCTCTTGTATTGGAATAATCAATCAATTTGGTTGGGATTAGAATTGTGTGTATTCAATTGTAATTATTAGAATCGTTTGCATTGGCATAGAATTAGTTGGTTGGATGAAATATCGATGTTTATATCAGCTAGGGTTTCGTTGACGTACTCCTCACTAGTTGAGGATGCATTTGGTTTCAGTTTCAGTTTCATTTGGAAGAATTTCCATGGCCATGACTGTATCTATTCGTTTCAGTTTGTATACATACATGGTTTGAATGAAGATTCGTCTTTTTTGTAGCATTCTTCTGCCAGCTCCGTTCCTGATGGTCTAGAGGATTCTAAATGGGGTGGAGTTGTGCGAGGATCATTGGTGGCCGACGGCGGCCCAACTGCCAAATTTTGGTGGCCCAATATTGAACGGGCTGTAGAGCCCGTGGACGAGCAAAGAAACCCGCAAGATCTGCGACACTTATGGGTGGGCAGAATATCTGAAACTCAAAATCCGAACTCGAAAAAttcgagcccgaacccgaaataCCCAAACCCTAATCCAGGTTTgaacccacggtacccgaaattaataTGAGTAATCGGGTattgggccacggtacccgaaatactCGAACAACCCGAAAACAGCTCAGCCCAATTATTCATTGCAagcagcccagcccaccaaacCAAACCTCCTCAACCCTAACCTAGCTTCACACCCCCACGCCACGCACCCCCTCCCCACTCCCCAGCCGCCACAACCCCTCTGCGGTCTGCGCTGTCGCGAGTCGCGACTCGCGAGTTGCCCGGCGGACAGGACAGCGCCATCGCCCGCCCAGGTgtccgccggcctccgccagtCCGCCACCGCCAAAGCCACAGCCTCCTACGCCTCCGCGAGCGTGCAACCGTGCAAGCCCCCTACCCCTTCCGGCCTTCCCCCCGACCCCGAGGCAGCCACCGGCGTCCGGCGAGGCCCCTTCTCCCGGCGGCGAGGCTCCTTCCCCTCGACCCCGAGGGGGCGACCAGCGTCCAGTGAGGCTCCTTCTCCCGGCGACGAGGTGGCGACCGGCGTCCGGCGAGGCCCCTTCTCTAGCCCGGCGAGGCTCCTTCTCCCGGCGGCGACTAGCGAGGCCCCTTCTCCTGTGTTGTGCACAGTTTGGTAATTCGGGTATATCGAGTAAATCCGAACCCGAACTCGAATTGTCGGGTTTCAATTATTTCTAACAAATTTCGGGTTACAGTTTTCAAAACCCGAAATATTCAAAacccaaaaaacccgacccgaaattttcggaTAACCCGAACGTCCAGCCATAGCGACACTCCTGCTCCTCTCATCTCAACCTAGTGGCGGCAGCCGCCGcgtctttttttttatatatttttcaaaaacattttttacagaaatatattttcaatttcataatttacagttttatacccctgccgcccggcagggggcggcagggacttatatgtaaataaaaataatttttatttgcgcggaggcccttggcgggagcctgccacccccctgccgggcggcaggccccctgccgccactccaccgggcggcagggggcctgccgcccggcaggggggcagcAAGCTCCCCCACACTGTATAAAAGACTTCTCTCCACCCTCCCCCCCTCATTTGCTTCTCACGACATCCAGagagcgggagggagagaggaggggtgagggagggagttgtaacggcgaagccctgccggattttggatcctaaccgcatgtaataaatatttctcaactttctcgatctaaattttttgtatgtttaattctataattagtgtatgcaacagtaatgatattttagcgatttaggtaatgtttttaatataatttagatagaattaagattagtttttagaaaaaccaattaggtttaccaaccaattttgtggtattgattagttgtttaatacgagaaatttttttgagaaatagtcagaaattgtagaaaatgctagaaaagtatatgaaacattcagataaattgtagaaaatgcagaaaaatttagaaaatattagaaaaatatatttataaaaatatattgtgcaaaaattgtaggaaatgcaagaaaatgttagaaaagtttatgaaaatttaagataaattgtagaaaaatgcagaaaaattgtagaaaatgcagaaaacttatatttttttgtgttaggtatggccgaagatacgccagctctacttgacggagtcatagactcgtcgcaccggtccttccttgcagtggttcagcgcttgaaacttaacgtgctgcgtccacgtccaccagcggagtttattcctgttgacccacgatgggtgcccaggtgatatgtcgtcggattatgtttCTAAGAATACGTTTGTTTCGTATAAGTTTCAtacataatgtacttacctttgatcgttctatttttcaggttgagtgaggatgatcttcttactataggtcgtcttgctgagagtggttcagtaaagctggacaggtccctactgacggctctggttgatagatggaggcctgagacaaacaccttccacctcccttgtggggagatgacaccgATCCTACAGGACGTTGCAatgctgctgggtcttcctatcagtggggatgTCGTAGGGCCTCGCGTCGTCCCGCctacgtggttggacgatctagaagagcgttttgcaaatattgacatcgcgattgatgtagaagagcacccaaaagcaacaggGTCTGCCAAGTCATGGATCCTGCAGTTCCAGGTACATGATGCTGATGAGgatagcgtcactcgatcccttgaggc carries:
- the LOC120712024 gene encoding protein ROOT INITIATION DEFECTIVE 3-like isoform X2, with the protein product MAPPPPPKQLVLAASSADAGVAAWDLRTGAEEIRHRPCASRPRALASVADRFLAAAQAPPAGGNPGTVHFYHWDKPQVAVKSFPAEPIRALLADQEGSYLIGGGSNGNLFLWEVASGELLHRWHAHYRAVRCLALYDYLLVSGSEDGSIKVWDLITVLDEQSRLEAQTPYLYSFNQHALPVTDIACFLGTIVVSSSEDRTCKIWSLSEGRMLRSIPFPTSIDSVALDPRSHVFYAGGRDGKIYVTAMGVDISSHGSDESSILGALDDQSKAVTSLASSTDGRLLVSGSEDGNVRVWDTRSQQVTRKFKHSQGPVTNVLIVTPKRVILPPLHPLRKVCSANGEVEPRAVILPRPENDVPIHGNRTTIFMEHYLGELQYGGMSMLFDPGLHTQNCTPNQQGTEWRDRYLELQDLFVHEVLDQMPSSRNP
- the LOC120712024 gene encoding protein ROOT INITIATION DEFECTIVE 3-like isoform X1, producing MAPPPPPKQLVLAASSADAGVAAWDLRTGAEEIRHRPCASRPRALASVADRFLAAAQAPPAGGNPGTVHFYHWDKPQVAVKSFPAEPIRALLADQEGSYLIGGGSNGNLFLWEVASGELLHRWHAHYRAVRCLALYDYLLVSGSEDGSIKVWDLITVLDEQSRLEAQTPYLYSFNQHALPVTDIACFLGTIVVSSSEDRTCKIWSLSEGRMLRSIPFPTSIDSVALDPRSHVFYAGGRDGKIYVTAMGVDISSHGSDESSILGALDDQSKAVTSLASSTDGRLLVSGSEDGNVRVWDTRSQQVTRKFKHSQGPVTNVLIVTPKRVILPPLHPLRKVCSANGEVEPRAVILPRPENDVPIHGNRTTIFMEHYLGELQKYGGMSMLFDPGLHTQNCTPNQQGTEWRDRYLELQDLFVHEVLDQMPSSRNP